In the Gemmatimonadaceae bacterium genome, AAGGCTCTCGCGAGTTCGAATCTCGCCTCATCCGCTAACCCCGTAACGACTTAGCCGTCGTTGCGGGGTTTGTGCTTCCGCAGGCGGCCGCCCCCCCTGCCTTTCGTTGGCCGCAGAAGAGTATTGGTAATGTGCATAGAAAGGCCATGTGCGAAGTGGGAGCAGCGGGGTAAACGCCACTTGCCAACGTCACCAGCTGTGGCAAACTTGTTCACCTGCCGCGAGTTCCCGAATAGCCCCCGAAAACGACCATCGGTGCATTCGATTCGCAACCGGAGACTCCCCCAATGACCGCGCAAACCGTTGCTGACTATTTCCTGACGCTCGGTGACCCCGAAGCGGGTGATGGCATCAGCAACATGAAAATCCAGAAGCTGCTGGACTACGCCCAAGGCGTGCACCTTGCCATGGCCAACAAGCCGCTCTTCGACGACCCGATTGAAGCGTGGCGTTTTGGGCCCGTCGTGCCTGACGTGTACCATCGTTTCAAGACACATGGTTTTGAGAGTATCCCCGTGCCTCGCGATTTTGACGTCAGCGCGCTCAGCGCCGATCAGCGCTCCATTCTTGGTGATGTGAATGAAGCGTACGGGCAGTTCTCTGCGTGGAAGCTTCGCGATATGACTCACGACGAAGCGCCGTGGCGTGATGCCGACTCCCGCGGTCCAAACAGCGTCATCACGCACGAGGCGCTGCGTGCATTTTTCCTGACTCGGCTCGTTTAGTCCAGCCACGTGGCCGACCATCGAATTCGGAAGCCAAAGGCCTCTGGAGGTGGCCGGATAGCGCCGCCCGCCGATCCTGCGTCGACTCAGGGCGAGTCGCCCGTGTTTTGTCTTCGTTTCTTGTGCAAGGGATATGGTACTCGAGATTGCGAGGCCGGTGCGTCTCAACAATTTGTTGAGCGCCTGAGCAACATGTGCGCCCTCACGTGGCAGTCAATCCATGACACGGATCACCGGAATGGGATGGGGATGGAAAGCATCCCCAAAGATCAGATTGGCGGGCTGACAACGCCTCGCGTTACCGAGGATGTGAGGAAGCTGCACGTCTTTCGATTCGGCACCGCGAAGGGGCGCATCATTGGGCTGCGGCTCAATCGTGTTTTCGAGGTTTACATGATCGACGCGGAAGGCAGGGCATATTCGCACGAGTAGATTGTGCTGACACCGATTCACCGGCGAACAATTCCGTCGTCCGATATTTCTCCGACGTGATAGAGGCTTGCCAAAAATGGACACCAACGTCGCCCAGGTATTCTCATTTGGCGAGCACCTGCACGAGGAGTTGGAGGCGCGAAGCCCAGACGACGGAGGCGTTCGCCGAGATGATCGATCGGACGTCAGCGGAGGCAAGCGGACTGCTCGACGGGAAGGTGCCCATGACTGGTCCGATGGCTGCGACGATCGACCATGTGCTCGGGACGAGCACACAACTCTGGCTCGATCTCGAGATAGCGTATCGGCGCTCACTGGCTGAGCCCAGTCGCTAGTCGGAGTGAGCGTCGGCCGTCGGTCGCAAACGTCTGCAGAATACGCTGGTGAACCGGCTCGAGCTCAAGTGATTATCGCGCAAAACTCGCCTTCGGAGAATCGCAGCAATGGATATTCGTCCTGGAACCAGGCTCGATGGCCCCGGCGGCCAGTCCATCACCGTCGGCCCACTGCTCGGCCAAGGCGGCTTCGGTCAGGTGTTCGCAGGCGAAATGGCAGACGGAACCCCGGTCGCCATCAAAACGATGCTCACCGGCGCACTCTCGTCAGGTGAGTTGGAGGCACTGCAGAACGAGGGGCGTCTAGCCGTCGGCATCGATCATCCACACGTCGTCCGCGTACTGCACTTTGATGACGGGCTCGGCGGAGCCGGGTTTCCACCATTTCTCGTGATGGAGCGGGTCAATGGGGAAACACTTGCAGACGTGATCGAGCGTCGCCGTTTAGCAGGTGATCGCTTCTCCGAAACTGAGCTTCGCGACCTGTTCGCCGCAATCGCGGACGGGATGGAAGCAGTGAATGCACGGCTTGTTCATCGAGATCTCGCCAAGCAATGTGCTCCTTGATGGTGGGGCCGCCGTGCCAAAGATCGCAGATTTTGGACTCGCGAAGTTGGCTACCGCGGCGACGCGAACCGAAACGTTTAAGGGGTGGGGAACGCCGGCGTACATGGCGCCCGAAGCCTGGGACGGTGCAGCAAATACAACCGCTATGGACCTTTATTCGGGCGGCGTCCTGTTCTTCGAATTGGCAACATTCCAATATCCCGTCCAACCGCGTCTCGGCGATCCGCCAACGATCGCCTGGCGCAACGCGCATCTCCTCGTCGCACCTACGAACGCGCGAACACTTCGCGCGGATCTCTCAATCGAGTTGTGGCAGCTTATCACGAGGCTTCTGCAGAAGGACCCGAAAAAGCGTCCCGCAACTTGGGCTGAAGTAAAGACCTCGCTTGCGCGCAGCCTTCCCGTGAGCGCGCCAGATGTCTCATCGCTCGTGCGTCGCGCCACGGAGCGCACTGTCGCGTCGGATCTCGCTGCGGCTGCCGCGCGTGCGTCGCAAGAGCAGGCGCTCGA is a window encoding:
- a CDS encoding protein kinase; this encodes MHGLFIEISPSNVLLDGGAAVPKIADFGLAKLATAATRTETFKGWGTPAYMAPEAWDGAANTTAMDLYSGGVLFFELATFQYPVQPRLGDPPTIAWRNAHLLVAPTNARTLRADLSIELWQLITRLLQKDPKKRPATWAEVKTSLARSLPVSAPDVSSLVRRATERTVASDLAAAAARASQEQALERRQLLTNACEEPIAILQELVATFNAASDLGALEISRERDDVVTVRKQPGSLPTPSLVVRFRQIEDLEVRADGIYRVIGAAAIEPEPKPAQQSDYFDNESLGGFNLLYRVRRADDRFGEWYQLRFEMSPMGRERRYPHWWAHGLDKLPRELRLLSAVHVYQNQRRPLDHDWFRDLLAHLV
- a CDS encoding SocA family protein produces the protein MTAQTVADYFLTLGDPEAGDGISNMKIQKLLDYAQGVHLAMANKPLFDDPIEAWRFGPVVPDVYHRFKTHGFESIPVPRDFDVSALSADQRSILGDVNEAYGQFSAWKLRDMTHDEAPWRDADSRGPNSVITHEALRAFFLTRLV
- a CDS encoding protein kinase codes for the protein MDIRPGTRLDGPGGQSITVGPLLGQGGFGQVFAGEMADGTPVAIKTMLTGALSSGELEALQNEGRLAVGIDHPHVVRVLHFDDGLGGAGFPPFLVMERVNGETLADVIERRRLAGDRFSETELRDLFAAIADGMEAVNARLVHRDLAKQCAP